In the genome of Microbacterium paraoxydans, the window GAGGCGAGCGCCGTCAGCTGCTCCATGGATGCCAGCTGCGTGGTCTGCGAGATCATCTCGTTGGTGTTCATCGGCGAGCTCGGATCCTGGTTGGTGAGCTGGGTCACGAGCAGCTTGAGGAACACCTCGGAGTCGAGGGTCTTCTTGCGCTCGGTCGCCGGCGTCGTGCTGCCGGTCTGCACACCGGACGTCGGCGTGGCACCCGGGGGCAGGGTGCCGGTGATGGAGTCGACCGTGGTCATGGAGTCCTCTCTGGTCAGGCGTAGACGTCGATGCCGCCGGTGGGCGCGGCGGGCGGTGCGGGCGGGGGCGGGGATGCGGCCGGCGCCGAGGTCGGGGGACGCGGGACGGGCTGCGGGCGCGGGGTGTCCTGGTCACCGTTCCCGGTCTGGCCGTGCGTCGTCGCGCCGTGCTGGGGCGAGGAGGACGAGCCGTCCCCGGTGCTGAGGCTGAGGGTGGCGTGCGGCGCGGCGACCGCGAGGTCCCGGCGGAGATCGACGAGGAGAGCGCGGAGGGCGTCCCTGCCGATCTCGCTCGGGGCCTGCAGCTCGATGCGGAGGGTGGAGCCGGCGATGTGGGCCCGTACGGTGACGGGACCGAGGTTATCCGGCGAGACGGTGAGCGTGATCCGGTGGTCGCCGTCGGGGGCTTGGGCCAAGGACAGCACCGGGGCCGCCACCTGGGGGAGCAGGGCCGGGCGGACCGGCGCGGGGACGGTGCTCGGCGGCGCGACGGGGGCGGTGGCCGTGGCGGCGACCGGGCTCGGCGTGGTGGCGGACCCGGCCGCGACCGGGTCGATGCTCGTCGGGCCCGCCGGCGCGGCGGTGACCGGCGCCGGGGGCGAGGGTGTCGGGGGCTGGGAGGAGGTCTCGGGGACGGTCGTGGCCTCGGTCGGGGGTTCGAGCGTGGCCGTCGCTCCGTCCGGCGCCGGGCCGGCGAGGCGGGACATCCGGCCTTCCGACCCCGTGCTCGTCCCGCCGTCGGCGCCGGCGCGCGCACCCGCCGCTGCGTCGACGGACGAGGCGGGCGGGGACGGCACGACCGCTTCGATCGTCGGAGGCGCCGTCGTCGGGGCCGACGACGGGAGAGCGGCTGCCGACCGGACCGCTCCGGCCTCGATCGGTGCGGCGTCCGGCGCCCTGTCGGCCGCCGCGGGCACCGCATCCGCACGAGGAGACGTCGCCGCAGGGGCGGCCGCGTCGATGGCGGGCAGGGTGGGCGCGTTGCTGGCGGGCAGTGCGAGCGCGTCGATGCCGGGGCCGGCCGGACCCGCGGGAGACGGAGGAGCCGGGGCGTCCTCTCCGTGCGGCGGCGTCGGGACCGCGGTCGAGTCGGCGTCCGACGGAGCGACAGGCAGCACCGCTGGCGGAGCGATCGCGGACCCGGAGGACGACGGGGCGGCGAGCGGAGGCGGCGTGGCGATGGCACCGTCGGCGGGAACGGCTGCCGTGGTGCCGTCGCTGCCGCTGGCGGCGTCGGCCGCGGTCCCCTCGGGCGACTCGGGGCCGGCCGGCTCCGTCTCCCGCGCGGCATCACGCACGGCATCGGCGAACGTGGCGGCTCCGGGGGCGCCGCGGGGCACCGGGGCTGTGGGGCGCACGGGGCGCACGTCCAGAGCCGCGAGGAGGTCGAGGGCGGTCATGCCGGGTTCTCCGTCCGCGATCGGGAGGCGATCTCGTCCAGTTCCGCCTGCTCTGCGCGCAGGTCTGCCGTCCGCACTGCTTCCGCGTGGTCGTCGGCGAGCCGTTCGAGTCCGCGGAGAGTGCGCCGGGCGTCGGCGTGCGCGGACCGCGCCTCGGCG includes:
- a CDS encoding flagellar hook assembly protein FlgD, translated to MTTVDSITGTLPPGATPTSGVQTGSTTPATERKKTLDSEVFLKLLVTQLTNQDPSSPMNTNEMISQTTQLASMEQLTALASTSTESFALSMRQTAAALLGQEAQYVDADGITQKGIVTAVSYAGAIPTVTIGEKSIPLDAVSGVSLVPGTAA
- a CDS encoding flagellar hook-length control protein FliK; the protein is MTALDLLAALDVRPVRPTAPVPRGAPGAATFADAVRDAARETEPAGPESPEGTAADAASGSDGTTAAVPADGAIATPPPLAAPSSSGSAIAPPAVLPVAPSDADSTAVPTPPHGEDAPAPPSPAGPAGPGIDALALPASNAPTLPAIDAAAPAATSPRADAVPAAADRAPDAAPIEAGAVRSAAALPSSAPTTAPPTIEAVVPSPPASSVDAAAGARAGADGGTSTGSEGRMSRLAGPAPDGATATLEPPTEATTVPETSSQPPTPSPPAPVTAAPAGPTSIDPVAAGSATTPSPVAATATAPVAPPSTVPAPVRPALLPQVAAPVLSLAQAPDGDHRITLTVSPDNLGPVTVRAHIAGSTLRIELQAPSEIGRDALRALLVDLRRDLAVAAPHATLSLSTGDGSSSSPQHGATTHGQTGNGDQDTPRPQPVPRPPTSAPAASPPPPAPPAAPTGGIDVYA